Proteins encoded together in one Riemerella anatipestifer window:
- a CDS encoding GmrSD restriction endonuclease domain-containing protein produces the protein MLQPLDGQQRLTTLFLLYWFIAIKENKLSAELKKLLTKFNYETRTSSKEFCNDLIDKGIVYNKEQKISDLIIDSPWFFLSWKRDPTIKSMLTMLDAIQEVFKEKTNVWEKLNNISFHYIEMQNFGLSDDLYIKMNARGKPLTDFENFKAKFEQYIKQNNWENNENPMETFSHKVDSHWIDLFWNYRNDENVFDEQLLNFFRTLAVINYTIKANSKEEKFRKNLDLLRGNQKVSFNKYLELDCFDTEYFKMLKSVLNKISDKKGLKTFLTDATYINENEIFNGAIKNNLGYAELLKLFSFYQYLTSDSEIDIANLQNWLRIVRNLVEAHRLYYDNANTFADSLVFFSKLILHKNNIIEYFRDYVNPEEKGFPKFIIEEEKTKARLISENNDWKNAIINIENHSYFNGQIGFLLDWCKDENNQYSLENFTKYSEKAKAIFNNDGLKHFDKFLFERALLATGDYLLSKGRNRSFLISKGRDLRDISWKRLLRDDSEQRKILKVLFDKINPSTLNEDLEKIIIDFSDKNDWRYYFIKQYEMIETCGEQKLIRKDSSGFDILLLGSSMTSGFHKEYYS, from the coding sequence ATTTTACAACCTCTTGATGGTCAACAGCGATTAACAACCCTATTCCTTTTATATTGGTTTATTGCAATCAAAGAAAATAAATTATCAGCAGAGTTAAAAAAACTTTTAACAAAATTCAATTATGAAACACGAACGAGTTCAAAAGAATTTTGCAATGATTTAATTGATAAAGGTATTGTTTATAATAAGGAACAAAAAATATCTGACCTTATAATAGATAGCCCTTGGTTCTTTCTCTCATGGAAAAGAGATCCAACCATAAAATCAATGTTAACTATGTTAGATGCAATTCAAGAAGTTTTTAAAGAAAAAACAAATGTTTGGGAAAAATTAAATAACATCAGCTTTCATTATATTGAAATGCAAAATTTCGGACTTTCCGATGATTTATATATTAAAATGAATGCGAGAGGTAAACCCCTGACAGATTTTGAAAATTTCAAGGCAAAATTCGAGCAATATATAAAACAAAATAATTGGGAAAACAATGAAAACCCAATGGAAACATTCTCTCACAAGGTTGATTCTCATTGGATAGATTTATTTTGGAATTACCGCAATGATGAAAATGTTTTTGATGAACAACTTTTAAATTTTTTCAGAACACTTGCCGTAATAAATTACACAATTAAAGCAAATAGTAAAGAAGAAAAGTTTAGAAAAAATCTTGATTTATTGAGAGGGAATCAAAAAGTTTCATTTAATAAATATTTGGAGTTAGATTGTTTTGACACTGAATATTTTAAAATGCTGAAATCTGTATTAAATAAAATATCTGACAAAAAAGGACTAAAAACATTTTTAACAGACGCAACTTATATAAACGAAAATGAAATTTTTAATGGTGCTATTAAAAATAATTTAGGATACGCTGAACTATTAAAATTATTTAGTTTCTATCAATATTTAACTAGTGATAGTGAAATAGACATAGCAAATCTACAAAATTGGTTGAGAATTGTTCGAAATCTTGTTGAAGCACACAGATTATATTATGATAATGCAAATACATTTGCAGACTCATTAGTATTCTTTTCAAAATTAATACTACATAAAAACAATATTATAGAATATTTTAGAGATTATGTAAATCCAGAAGAAAAAGGATTCCCAAAATTTATAATTGAAGAAGAAAAAACAAAAGCAAGATTAATTTCAGAAAATAATGATTGGAAAAATGCAATTATTAATATTGAAAACCACTCCTATTTTAATGGACAAATTGGATTTTTATTAGATTGGTGTAAAGATGAGAATAATCAATATTCCTTAGAAAACTTTACCAAATATTCAGAAAAAGCAAAAGCAATATTTAATAATGATGGATTAAAACATTTTGACAAATTTCTTTTTGAGAGAGCGTTATTAGCTACGGGTGATTATTTACTTAGTAAAGGGAGAAATCGTAGTTTTTTAATCAGTAAAGGACGTGATTTGCGTGACATTAGTTGGAAAAGACTTTTGCGTGACGATAGCGAACAGCGTAAGATTTTAAAAGTACTTTTCGATAAAATTAATCCTTCAACTTTAAATGAAGATTTAGAGAAAATTATAATAGACTTTTCTGACAAAAATGATTGGAGATATTATTTTATTAAACAGTATGAAATGATTGAAACTTGTGGAGAACAAAAACTTATAAGAAAGGATAGTAGCGGATTTGACATTCTTTTATTAGGTTCTTCGATGACGAGTGGATTTCATAAAGAATATTATTCTTAA
- a CDS encoding IS982-like element ISRa1 family transposase, with protein MNNIEQIYERILEVLGLFSENQLISYQRRTPKMSDLEVISLNITAEYLSIDSELQLFRKLPNSLINKIERSVYNKRKRRLSLQTEQIRQRISMEFNEFEDIFIVDSMPMKVCENARSTRSKICKEQSYSSPTYGYCASQKLYFYGYKLHAVCSLNGVIKNFDISPASVHDIHYLKDIGEQMRNCTLIGDRGYLSAKVQIDLFNYANIKLDTPMRSNQKDYIPQFSLYKKKRKRIETFFSQLCDQFMIKRNNAKTFEGFKTRIISKITAATVIQYINKFIFQRKLNHLKISII; from the coding sequence ATGAACAACATAGAGCAAATATATGAAAGAATTTTGGAAGTTTTAGGACTTTTTTCAGAAAATCAACTGATTAGTTATCAGAGAAGAACACCTAAAATGAGCGATTTAGAAGTCATAAGTCTTAATATTACTGCTGAATACTTGAGTATTGATAGCGAATTACAGTTATTTAGAAAATTGCCAAACTCTCTGATAAACAAAATTGAAAGAAGTGTTTACAATAAGCGAAAACGAAGACTATCCCTACAAACAGAGCAAATTAGACAACGTATTTCGATGGAGTTCAATGAGTTTGAAGATATTTTTATCGTTGATAGCATGCCAATGAAAGTTTGTGAAAACGCTCGTTCTACTCGTTCAAAAATTTGTAAAGAGCAATCCTATTCTTCACCAACATATGGTTATTGTGCTTCACAGAAATTATATTTCTATGGCTATAAACTACACGCAGTATGTTCTTTAAATGGTGTGATTAAGAATTTTGATATAAGCCCTGCATCCGTTCACGACATCCACTATTTAAAAGATATTGGTGAGCAAATGCGAAACTGTACTTTAATTGGAGATAGAGGCTATTTATCAGCAAAAGTTCAAATAGATTTATTTAACTATGCTAATATTAAATTAGATACACCAATGAGAAGTAATCAGAAAGATTATATTCCTCAATTTTCATTGTACAAGAAAAAGCGAAAACGAATTGAGACATTTTTCTCTCAACTTTGCGACCAATTTATGATTAAAAGAAACAATGCTAAAACTTTTGAAGGCTTTAAAACAAGGATAATCAGTAAAATAACCGCCGCAACGGTTATTCAATATATCAATAAATTTATCTTCCAAAGAAAATTAAATCATCTAAAAATCAGTATTATTTAA
- a CDS encoding IS982-like element ISRa1 family transposase, with protein MNNIEQIYERILEVLGLFSENQLISYQRRTPKMSDLEVISLNITAEYLSIDSELQLFRKLPNSLINKIERSVYNKRKRRLSLQTEQIRQRISMEFNEFEDIFIVDSMPMKVCENARSTRSKICKEQSYSSPTYGYCASQKLYFYGYKLHAVCSLNGVIKNFDISPASVHDIHYLKDIGEQMRNCTLIGDRGYLSAKVQIDLFNYANIKLDTPMRSNQKDYIPQFSLYKKKRKRIETFFSQLCDQFMIKRNNAKTFEGFKTRIISKITAATVIQYINKFIFQRKLNHLKISII; from the coding sequence ATGAACAACATAGAGCAAATATATGAAAGAATTTTGGAAGTTTTAGGACTTTTTTCAGAAAATCAACTGATTAGTTATCAGAGAAGAACACCTAAAATGAGCGATTTAGAAGTCATAAGTCTTAATATTACTGCTGAATACTTGAGTATTGATAGCGAATTACAGTTATTTAGAAAATTGCCAAACTCTCTGATAAACAAAATTGAAAGAAGTGTTTACAATAAGCGAAAACGAAGACTATCCCTACAAACAGAGCAAATTAGACAGCGTATTTCGATGGAGTTCAATGAGTTTGAAGATATTTTTATCGTTGATAGCATGCCAATGAAAGTTTGTGAAAACGCTCGTTCTACTCGTTCAAAAATTTGTAAAGAGCAATCCTATTCTTCACCAACATATGGTTATTGTGCTTCACAGAAATTATATTTCTATGGCTATAAACTACACGCAGTATGTTCTTTAAATGGTGTGATTAAGAATTTTGATATAAGCCCTGCATCCGTTCACGACATCCACTATTTAAAAGATATTGGTGAGCAAATGCGAAACTGTACTTTAATTGGAGATAGAGGCTATTTATCAGCAAAAGTTCAAATAGATTTATTTAACTATGCTAATATTAAATTAGATACACCAATGAGAAGTAATCAGAAAGATTATATTCCTCAATTTTCATTGTACAAGAAAAAGCGAAAACGAATTGAGACATTTTTCTCTCAACTTTGCGACCAATTTATGATTAAAAGAAACAATGCTAAAACTTTTGAAGGCTTTAAAACAAGGATAATCAGTAAAATAACCGCCGCAACGGTTATTCAATATATCAATAAATTTATCTTCCAAAGAAAATTAAATCATCTAAAAATCAGTATTATTTAA